Genomic window (Syngnathus typhle isolate RoL2023-S1 ecotype Sweden linkage group LG4, RoL_Styp_1.0, whole genome shotgun sequence):
GACTGCATTTTGTGCTAAATAATCATCATGGGGAGAAATGAGGACGATGGTGGAATGTGGCACCACAAAGCCACCGGGATGgtgataggggggggggggggggacatcagGATGCTGTGTGCAAGTGAAAGGGATATTCTCATATTCAGTACGTGACAAGGTAGAATTTAGTTATGAGGAAGACGGTCTCTGAAGCGACACGGCGCACAAAGAACGCATGAGGTGTCGGGACTTGATGTCCTTGTTTGGAATTCGTATCAGCATTATCTATCGTAATGTGTGTAACACTAAAGTGCTTTGTGTTTTGGTTTATTAATGATGTAAATGGTCTTTTGCGTGACAGCCGTGCACCGGCATTTGATAAGACAACGTTGTTGAACTCACTGAACCAAAATAGGAAGGACCACTGTTTTCTTTGTCATACATGACAGCTTTGTAGTTCGAGCGGAACCTATTGCAACGGTGCTTGACGGAGGATTTGTTGAGATTTCAGAAACAATAGAAGTCAGTCATGATATGTTTTGAGGTTTTTGAGGTAATATTATCAGCCAACAAAAGGAGAAGTCATGTAAAATTAGCCAACAAAAGGAGAAGTCACACAAAAACATATCTCGACAATCCCACACGACTAAACGCAGTATTCTCATTAGTGTTTGTGGAAGGTGGAGAAATCTATCACGGGGGTCAGCTTGAAAATGTCACGTGACCAAACCCTGCAAACAGGTGAGGCCTTTCGATACTGTGATGTCATATTTAGTCGACAGCAATTGGCAGTACAAGACAAAATGGCTGcaccctgagatggataaaaatgggtGGATTTTTCTGCTCAATTCaaattccacaaatgcaatatatATTAAAGAGaatgaaaaattagaaaaaaagaaaacaaataatgaATGCGTGAATGAAAGATTATTGATCTTCTTAACTGCTGTTCATAGCATCGTCAGTAAATAAACATTGATGACTGCTGGTTGCAGCCAAGAAGTGAATGCTGTTTCAACACGATTAATCAATTCCATTTCAAATCTTTAGAAACCAATGGATTGGTGATTATGCACACTCCAAAcagtgactttaaaaaaaatccaattcacCATGCCAGCAAATcagaaaatgttcatttttaacaataggctcgctgacctgggcaaaaataaaacattttacaagTCCATTAAAAGGTCAGCCAACctgaatagattttttttttttcccgaggaaaaaaacacaatgtaaCACAGACAACCCCAGTTCTGAACATCCAGCACCgttctcccacacacacactccacagTGATTAATGCCACTCAGAAAAAGAGGCAGAGACGGTTGTTGCTAGGAGACAGCAGGAAGGTGAAGTGCAGGCGGTTTAAAGGAGAATTTGCTGACAAAAGTGTGTAATGTTAAGCTAAGGCCTCTTTTGTTTCCGCGTGGATCTGACCTATGTCTGTTGTACCAAGGTGCGCAAGACGTActggcttccttccttcccagcTGCAATGGTTGGCACGAGGCCTAAAGCTGACTGATTGAATCCTGAGAACAGCTGAAGTGATGGTAAGCTGGCTCATCGGTACCTACATCAAATAAAGTCTATTTATTCCATCGGACCTCCGAGGAATTTGCTTTAATTCTCCCAACAAAAGGATTGTTATTTTTAATCACTTTGTAAAGTGCATTATAAATATAGTGATGAAAGGCGCTCAAGGAAATGATGGCTGCTGCTTTGCTTGCCCACAGGACATCAAAAGCCAGTGCTGGACCGACGAGGAATCCGACGGTGAGAACGAGCCGGAGCAGTTCCTGTACGGCATCCAGGTACGAGTTTAGTCATTTCCTGTTGCTGGCGTTGGGACATAATTAACCTTGACACCCCAGATGGAGTTTTGTGAAGGAGTTCATTCCACAAATCCATGTGGAATAGAGTCATTATGAGAAGAAGTTTGTGAAGGTGGAAGGTGATTAGACAAGCATTATATGGGCTAGTCGGATCATAAAGTACAGTTCTCGCAAGAGACTTGTTCGCGCTTTTGTTCAAGGCAGTTAGAAGAAATTGTCCTTTTCATTGAGGTAATGACACTTTTGCTCCAGTTCTTataaaactgctgctttgttaGCCacaactctctcccccgttgtttacttgtatgttactcgtgtactgtgtctcgtcaccgtgggatggaggaaacgtaatttcgatttctttgtgcgtcttggcatgaaggaattgacaataaagctgactctgactccaATCACTTTAGCGCGGGGGTCACCAACGTGTTGACCTCGGGCCcattctaaaaatagctcattGTAATTTCTAAGGAAGGAAAAACTGACCATTTGAAAGTATGAACAGTGACAGAGAACTCAGTTTTCTTTTtatgatatatttttaaaaatttccaTTGTTCAGCATGAGCTGTTGAGAAGGTAAAATATGGTACTGTCTTCTTTTGGAGCACTGTCACCATTAGACACCCTGTAAAGTATTTTCCCATTCCGTCTTTCACGCTAACTTTATGATCCCAATTTGCGTTATCGTCCAAGACCTGTAATTGAAATGTAAATCCTATCAGGGGGCTCGGAGCTTGTCTCTATGCCGTTGTAGAACATAAAAGCAGAGAGGGAAAGATAAGGATGAAGGTCTGTGAAAAGTCTCAGCAAGCTGAGGTGATCAAGAGTCTCACTTCCTGTCTGGATGGCGAGAGATTGGGCTCCCTGGGACATTTTTGAGCCAACATGCAGAAATGAGATGCAGCGGGAGATTATAAAGATCCTAAAATATAGCATTTGAGAATATTTTCACTATATTAAACTTCCTTGGAAGTGGACTGTTGAGAGTCTGATAATGTCATTTCACAATTTGGCCCCTCTTCAAGAAAATAATGATATAGTGATTCACTTGCCTGACTGGTGCAGACAGTATGGGCTCAGTTCCCACTGGGTGACAAAGTGAATAGGCAATCAGTTTGAGGAGATTGCGCTGGCGGCCATGTGGCTTGGACTGAAATGAAAAATAGCACGTTTGTAAAACAATGGTGGCTATAATGGCAGTTTTATTAGAACAGGACAACATCTGAACATTTCTATTTCTTATATGCTAATACTCTACAATAATGTGCTGTGTAATTAACTTTTGTGTGATCATTATCACATTGATATAACGAGTCCTCCCGCGAGCTGAACGATTGATGGCAAAAATTGTTTGTGACAGGGAAGTTGCGCTGCTGACCTATACCGCCATCCTCAACTTGATGCAGACATTGAGGCAGTAAAAGACATCTATACCGACAGTGCTGTCTCCGTTaggtacacacacatgcacacacacatgtacccACCCCTGAACCACTATCAACCGACTACAGACTACACCCTGGACCTCAAATTTAGTGTTGAAGTGATACATATGCATGTGTGTTATGCTCTGAAGtgaatgagggaaaaaaaatacccaGAAAAAAGCAGAAACTACCCAAAGTTAAGGGGGGGCAGTGCCCTGACCATCCCCCTcatagctccgccagtgactgAATGGGAATCATCCATAAAAATGAGTTGTGCACATTTTCTTTGTAACAATACCTCATCTTCACCAAATGTTTTGGAGCTAGGGATAGATCAAATCAATCTTTGAATAAATGCCTATGACTTGTGTCGTTAATCAGGGAGTATGGCATCATCGACGACGTCGACATTGAACTTCACATTAACATCGGCTTCCTCGATGTGAGTCAGCgttctaatttttttatttttccattgttATTCTTATCCACATCTCGCCAACATAATGCATAATGCAGCTCATAGTCCCAGTTTATTCACGAGAAGAGAAACTGTCCTAATTAGCAGGCTAACCTTGTGTATATATGCATGTGTATATGTGTCCGATTCAGGAGGAGGTTGCAACAGCTTGGAAAGTTATCAGAACAGAGCCCATTATTCTGAGACTCCGCTTTTCTCTTTCTCAGTACCTCGATGGGCCCGGTGAGTAGAGATCATGTTGATGCCGCTTTTTAGCAATTTGTGCCACGCGCGGAGCGTGGGAGGTGAGCAGCACGCATGCAACACGAGGAGGCAGCGGAGGCTCAGGAGAACGCTTTCTGTGACTGCCTGTATAATGTCAGTCATCTTCTTGCAGAGCCATCAGTCGATGTGTTCCAGCCTTCCAATAAAGAAGGATTCAGCCTTGGCTTACAACTCAAAAAGTGAGACACAATCTCTTGTAATTGTGTATAATATTTGTCATTCCTTTCAATTTGCTGCTCGACACCCTCTTCATATAATCGACAGGATCCTGAGCACATTTACGTCCCAGCAGTGGAAGCATCTCAGTAATGAGTTCCTCAAGGCCCAGCAGGAGAAGAGACACAGCTGGTTCAAAGCCGGCGGAACCATCAAAAAGTTCCGTGCCGGGCTCAGTATCTTCTCTCCAATACCCAAGTAAATTTCTCTCTCTAAGATATTTTTTATGCTAGGCTGCTGATTCATATTATGTTGTACTCAGGTCGTGTGTGCAGTATTTAGTTTTAAAACAATAATATGATCTGTCCTACTGAATGTGTCCGTTTGTTATTATGAATGAGGGATTTGTTTGTATGGAATAATTAAACATGTTAACAGACACGCCCACTGACCTTGCAATGACAAAAACTACATTGTCTCATCGCAAGTAAACAGGAATTGCTGCAAATAATTGCTTTGCTCTTGTTATCAAGGTCTCCAAGCTTCCCCTTGATCCAAGACACGGTCCTGAAAGGGAAGCTGAGCGTGCCTGAACTCCGCGTGACCCGCCTCATGAATCGATCCATCTCGTGTACCATGAAGAACCCTAAAGGGGAGCTCTTCAGCTATCCGCCAAATAGCCAGGTTAGTGTGTTTCACACACAAAATCAAAATAGAGTACCGTTATCTTTGTATATTTAATTGAAACCGTCTCCTCTATATAATGTGACTGTCGTACCGTGACCCGTAATGCTCTGTTTCTTGACTCATCAGACCGTGGCGGTACCGGCGGCCAGGGCTCCTGCACAGATCACCACGAGGCAGCTGATCGAATTGTTTTTCTCATCCCAGGCGGGCGGACACTGCAAGAACATTCCCACACTGGAGTACGGATTCTTAGTGCAGGTGCAATAATAACTCCTACTGTTTCTAATGTATTTTACTCCATGTTAGACTATTAGTTGCTATTCGTCCATTTATTGCCATTCATGTAGACTACTCAGTAGCTCTCAGTGATCTTTATATATATCTCATCATTGGAATCATTTTAAGCAGAAGACTTCTTTTTtggctgtgtgtgcatgtgtgttttctcTAACCAGATAATGAAGTACTCCGAGCAGAGGATCCCCACGCTTAACGAGTACTGCGTGGTCTGTGATGAGCAGCACGTCTTTCAGAACGGATCCATGCTGAAGGTATCAAAACAGAGAGAATTAGCCACTAAGGGTAAAACATACATGTACAACTCTTACTCCAACTCTTGATCACAACTGAGAAGTATTCTGTCTAGAGGTTTTACTTAGAAATAGCCAATGGATGAAATGTTTAAACAAATATACTCAGTTATTTCCcgtctttgtgtgcgtgtgaatgTGTGACTAGCCGGCTGTGTGCACGAGGGAGTTGTGTGTCTTCTCCTTCTACACCCTGGGCGTGATGTCAGGTGCTGCAGAAGAAGTGGCCACTGGTGCAGAGGtgataaacacacacatgcatatacgcacacacacacaatgcaatGTGGCACGTTTGTATTACAGGGATCTACTATTTGTCCTTTGTTTTGTACCATTTCAGTaggctagtggtagagtgtccgccctgaaactggacggttgtgggttcaaacctcgggtcataccaaagactctaaaaatgggacccatttcctccctgtTTGGCACTCAGCGTAAGGGTTGgagttggggggttagatcaccaaatgattcccgagcgtggcaccgctgctgctcactgctcctctctcccccaggggatggatcaaaatcacacggggatgggttcaatgcagaggacaaatttcaccacacccagatgtgtgtgtgtgacgatcattgagactttaacttaactttgttTGTAATATACCGGTAACATTGTTCAATATTGCAAAAATGCAACTGACTAAAGGTCTCTtacgccgccgcctcctccataTGCAGTTAGGTAAATAAGCACTCCCTGAGCCACTATTTGTGAAAAGATGACAATCTCTAAGAAAATAACAGTTATCATGTTTCCCTTTCCTTTCGCCAGGTGGTAGATCTCCTCGTGGCGATGTGCCGAGCTGCACTCGAGTCTCCTCGCAAGAGCATCATCTTTGAGCCCTACCCTTCTGTTGTTGACCCCAATGACCCCAAGACTTTGGCCTTCAACCCAAAGGTCAGCATGCCATGAAGTGCTGACTACAATTGCTGATTTATGATCTTATTTTGAATTTGATAGATAAGCAAGCCACGGCACTTTTATTTTAGAGTGGATCACTATAATCTTGAATAATACCAATGGTTATGAaggatttatatattttttctattcagagcctatttttttcttcaatatgTCCCCTCTCAAAAAAACTAtcattttttaatattaatgacatttttttttcaatggttTGATGAAATTGTAATTTAGCTGACACTACCAAATAATAAAGAGGTCTTGAGAGCAACTTCTCTATAAAATGTAATGATAAATGAGAAATGTAATTTTTGAGGTATGCATGTTCTTTCCTCTCTTTCATCACATGCAAATGCTGCTGGGTTCCACCGATGAACACAGAAGAAGAATTATGAGAGGCTGCAAAAAGCGCTGGACAGCGTCATGTCTATACGGGAAATGACCCAGGTATGCTAACCAGATCCCGGCACAGTGTCAAGTAGAACTTTTACGACAACGCTGTGCATTCACTCTCTCCCGATGCGACCTTTGCCTTTATCTCCACTTTGGCACTTTATATTCAATTTGCTGAACAGAGCACATGCGTGTGTGCTTTTGCCAGGGCTCGTATTTGGAGATCAAGAAGCAGATGGACAAACTGGACCCTTTGGCACACCCCTTGCTACAGTGGTGGGTGGAGAGAACCTGTTATTTTGAAAAACACTGTGTTTGCTCGTTAACAGCTTTTGCAGAATTAGCAACAGGAACTGTAAAATAGGGAACTGAGTGGAATTTTAGGAAGTTACAGACAATCTGTTTCAGTAACACTTTTATATTACCGTAACCTTGCGAGTAGTGTTAAAAGTAACAAGTGTGAAAATATATTGAGTGATAATCAGTAAATTACAATTATGGTATCAAAAAAtgccaattctttttttttacttccctagactcacattgatttttttttaatccgcattttctgtctttttgcagGATTATTTCCAGTAATAGATCTCACATTGTCAAGTTGCCTCTAAGCAGGGTAGGAAATCAAAAGCACCTCACATCTTCTTTTTGCCTCTTGTAATGGAATTCAATTCTCCTTTCTGACTCATTTTGTTCACCATGACAGCAACTGAAATTCATGCACACCTCCCACCAGTTCCTGCTGCTCAGCAGCCCTCCGGCCAAGGAGGCTCGTTTCCGCACTGCCAAAAAGCTCTACGGCAGCACCTTTGCCTTCCAGTGAGTCTGCTTTAGTCCCTCCCATCAGTGACAAACTTTGCATTCAGGCAATGCTTTTGTATTGCATCACATGGGAGCGTATAATGTTAGACTGTCAATAGTCAAAGtaatatttgtatatatattgtAGCAAGATATTGAGGTAAGGCTTTATTTAAAGCGCTGGCTGTTATAtaggaaaatcatttttttaaatcaatgacTAGTTATTGGCTCCCTGTTGCTTCCAAGAAACTTATGCAACTTAGGTCATTCATATTTTGATCCACCCAAAAATCATTCATATGGCCAGGGAGGTGAGTCACTTCACATCAACACTCAACAAAATTTGCACTTTGGACTTGCAGTGTATATTTTGTTCTTGTGTCTCATTTTGAGGAGCCAGGATATTATTCACATACctattttttctccccctcccccTACACATGCTCTAGTGGTTCCCATATAGAGAACTGGCATTCTGTTCTGAGAAATGGACTAGTCAATGCCTCTTATACCAAACTGCAGGTACGTAAAATCCGGCAGTTTGCCATCTCGGACCATCAGCCTGCTTTGCAACAGAAGCAGGCTGGCTGTCCGGCTGATTCATTTTTGCAGTTAATAGATGCCAGGTTCCCTTTTGGGCTGCTTTGCCGTTTGCACTTCAGCCGGCAGGGTGTATTGGCAGAATTTCTCCTCCAGCCAGTGGTGGCATACGCAGTGATGCTAGCTAGGAGGCTGCCTGTGCACCCTCTTGGGGTCAATCACTTAGAGCACGGTGTAGGCTATAGGTACGACGTTGCGGAATGCAAAGGATAACGGGATCCAGAGTGAGTAAAGCCTTCTCAGAGAGCTTTCGTTGGATGAGGTCAGTAATTAAAAGCCGTGCTCGGCGAAGACAACCATAGCGGAACTATGCAATTGGTCATTTGATTGATGAGAAATGTTGATATTGAAATGCTGATAAACATTATATCAGATCCAactgtgaaataaataaataaataaataaataaataaataaataaataaaattaaataaaaaataaataaaaaataaataacaattatTACCATTAAAGATATCATTTGGGTCAATGTACTTCTTATGACATTCTAACAAATTTAACCATCACAGAAACATGAAAACATATTTTGGGTAATTATCAATGCTGTTAATTAAATTTCTGACAACATTTTCCACACGCCTCGTTACATCCAGTGGCGTCCGTGAATATTTCGGTTTACTTTTACGAGACAGTCTTTTTCAAAGACATAAGTGATCAAATTAAAGCAGAAATGAATTCCGCAGTCTGCAGAAACGTCTCATTTGCTCGAGACGAGTGCGTGAAGACACGCTGAAAATAGATTAAATGCGCTTCAGAATCAAATGACGAGATTTATTTACACACTTTGATGGTCCTTCATGTCGTTCTGATGACTTTAATTTGTGCCTTCTTTGTTCTCATACATTTAAGGTGTCAAAACGCCTTCTCAAGTGGCAAAATTGAACTGCATCCAATAGATAAATATGGAAATACTCATCTGGATGCTCATTATGTCGTTATTTTAAATATGTGTTTGTGTCAGTTTGGACAAGTGGCGGAATGTGTTGATTCCAATCCATGTCAAGCACTTTGAGTAGCATTTCTGTTTGTTCGTTTGAAACGCACTTTAAAAGCGAAGTTGGATTTGTGCTACACTGATCCTTCGTTTTTTCCGCTCTTTCTCAACCAAGCTGCACGGGGCAGCATATGGAAAGGGAATCTATCTCAGCCCCATCTCCAGCATCTCTTTTGGTTACTCAGGTAAAGAACGAATCGCTTCTCAGCCTCCCTCGTCCCGTGTagtttaaattatttttgtgaTTGGGATGCAGGAATGGGGAAGGGACAACACCGCATGCCCACGAAAGACGAATTGGTGCAACGTTATAACCGCATGAACACCATACCACAGGTAAGAGAGGGAACAATATTCGGGATAATCACAGGCAAGGCGTTCATCTTGCTCTTGATTTCCATTTCAAGCAGAGTCGTCCGATCCAATCGAGATTTCTACAAAGTCGAAATCTGAACTGCATTGCGCTTTGTgaaggtaaaataaaaaaaaaaaaagaatgacaccAGATTGGAATGACACACCCAcagttcttttgtttgtttgttatttaaCAGTGATAACATCCAAGGATCTGCAGAAGCACGGCAACATTTGGGTGTGTCCTGTATCGGACCACGTTTGTACTCGCTTCTTTTTTGTGTGAGTAATCGCTTGAAATCTGTGGTGCTTGTCCTTATTCAAAACTCGGGCGAGCTGGAACATATCACGACATAGTTTGAGCgaggttttttttgtctgcgtgTTTTTGCAGGTACGAGGACGGTCAAGTGGGAGACGCTAACATCAACACACAGGAGCCCAAAGTGCAGAAGGAGATCATGCGGGTGATCGGGACCTAGAGCCGCATCGCCGAAgtgatggagtttttttttttgcaaactggACCCTCATCCATCGACGTGGGCGGAaacaagtggacaaaaaaaaaataaaagcaagtgAATCTTTTTGAGGAAGGCGAGCTGACCTGCGAGGTATTGGGAGGAcaattattgtgtttttttttgtcggacTTGCTTTTTAACCGTAAAGTCACTGGCATGGCTTTTCCACAGTTACAGCCTGCTTCATCTCCTTTCTTGCTGCATATGTACTGTATTGCCACTTATATTTTTCCACTTTCTATACACAATTCTATTATCCAATGATCGCTTGCGGGTCATCTGTAAAGGATGTAAATGCACACTGGAATTAATCCCCTTTTTACAGGGAACCGTTTTCTTCATCGTCCTTGGGGCATCAAAATACGATGCAAAACAAATTAATATTATCGCATATTATTTtgggcttttttgttgttttaaattacagtgtttttagagttgcaaAGGAAGTCACGTCAGGCACTTTGGCAAGCCATGCATAGCTCATAGTTGGTTCCCCAAATACTGCGAGAGATGATGGCAGATAATTTTTCTGTCGAATAATGTTTGAGTAATGGCATCGGTTTTGTCTGTACAATTGTTATCTAAAGGGCAAGGATAGCTCTGTCATTTCGTCCTTGGCCAATGGAATTCATTTGCCAGAATTCAATAAGGGCGGCTTTGAACTAtcctctaaagcaggggtcctcaaactacggcccgcgggccggatacggcccacgggaccgtttaatccggcccgccaacactgaacaaattgtattaaacttttttttgtggtcattttgcctgcaatgactgcgtttccccagtagatggggaatcgctcgcctgcgcatt
Coding sequences:
- the LOC133153313 gene encoding protein mono-ADP-ribosyltransferase PARP6 isoform X1 — translated: MDIKSQCWTDEESDGENEPEQFLYGIQGSCAADLYRHPQLDADIEAVKDIYTDSAVSVREYGIIDDVDIELHINIGFLDEEVATAWKVIRTEPIILRLRFSLSQYLDGPEPSVDVFQPSNKEGFSLGLQLKKILSTFTSQQWKHLSNEFLKAQQEKRHSWFKAGGTIKKFRAGLSIFSPIPKSPSFPLIQDTVLKGKLSVPELRVTRLMNRSISCTMKNPKGELFSYPPNSQTVAVPAARAPAQITTRQLIELFFSSQAGGHCKNIPTLEYGFLVQIMKYSEQRIPTLNEYCVVCDEQHVFQNGSMLKPAVCTRELCVFSFYTLGVMSGAAEEVATGAEVVDLLVAMCRAALESPRKSIIFEPYPSVVDPNDPKTLAFNPKKKNYERLQKALDSVMSIREMTQGSYLEIKKQMDKLDPLAHPLLQWIISSNRSHIVKLPLSRQLKFMHTSHQFLLLSSPPAKEARFRTAKKLYGSTFAFHGSHIENWHSVLRNGLVNASYTKLQLHGAAYGKGIYLSPISSISFGYSGMGKGQHRMPTKDELVQRYNRMNTIPQQSRPIQSRFLQSRNLNCIALCEVITSKDLQKHGNIWVCPVSDHVCTRFFFVYEDGQVGDANINTQEPKVQKEIMRVIGT
- the LOC133153313 gene encoding protein mono-ADP-ribosyltransferase PARP6 isoform X4 gives rise to the protein MDIKSQCWTDEESDGENEPEQFLYGIQGSCAADLYRHPQLDADIEAVKDIYTDSAVSVREYGIIDDVDIELHINIGFLDYLDGPEPSVDVFQPSNKEGFSLGLQLKKILSTFTSQQWKHLSNEFLKAQQEKRHSWFKAGGTIKKFRAGLSIFSPIPKSPSFPLIQDTVLKGKLSVPELRVTRLMNRSISCTMKNPKGELFSYPPNSQTVAVPAARAPAQITTRQLIELFFSSQAGGHCKNIPTLEYGFLVQIMKYSEQRIPTLNEYCVVCDEQHVFQNGSMLKPAVCTRELCVFSFYTLGVMSGAAEEVATGAEVVDLLVAMCRAALESPRKSIIFEPYPSVVDPNDPKTLAFNPKKKNYERLQKALDSVMSIREMTQGSYLEIKKQMDKLDPLAHPLLQWIISSNRSHIVKLPLSRQLKFMHTSHQFLLLSSPPAKEARFRTAKKLYGSTFAFHGSHIENWHSVLRNGLVNASYTKLQLHGAAYGKGIYLSPISSISFGYSGMGKGQHRMPTKDELVQRYNRMNTIPQQSRPIQSRFLQSRNLNCIALCEVITSKDLQKHGNIWVCPVSDHVCTRFFFVYEDGQVGDANINTQEPKVQKEIMRVIGT
- the LOC133153313 gene encoding protein mono-ADP-ribosyltransferase PARP6 isoform X3; translation: MDIKSQCWTDEESDGENEPEQFLYGIQGSCAADLYRHPQLDADIEAVKDIYTDSAVSVREYGIIDDVDIELHINIGFLDEEVATAWKVIRTEPIILRLRFSLSQYLDGPEPSVDVFQPSNKEGFSLGLQLKKILSTFTSQQWKHLSNEFLKAQQEKRHSWFKAGGTIKKFRAGLSIFSPIPKSPSFPLIQDTVLKGKLSVPELRVTRLMNRSISCTMKNPKGELFSYPPNSQTVAVPAARAPAQITTRQLIELFFSSQAGGHCKNIPTLEYGFLVQIMKYSEQRIPTLNEYCVVCDEQHVFQNGSMLKPAVCTRELCVFSFYTLGVMSGAAEEVATGAEVVDLLVAMCRAALESPRKSIIFEPYPSVVDPNDPKTLAFNPKKNYERLQKALDSVMSIREMTQGSYLEIKKQMDKLDPLAHPLLQWIISSNRSHIVKLPLSRQLKFMHTSHQFLLLSSPPAKEARFRTAKKLYGSTFAFHGSHIENWHSVLRNGLVNASYTKLQLHGAAYGKGIYLSPISSISFGYSGMGKGQHRMPTKDELVQRYNRMNTIPQQSRPIQSRFLQSRNLNCIALCEVITSKDLQKHGNIWVCPVSDHVCTRFFFVYEDGQVGDANINTQEPKVQKEIMRVIGT
- the LOC133153313 gene encoding protein mono-ADP-ribosyltransferase PARP6 isoform X2; amino-acid sequence: MDIKSQCWTDEESDGENEPEQFLYGIQGSCAADLYRHPQLDADIEAVKDIYTDSAVSVREYGIIDDVDIELHINIGFLDEEVATAWKVIRTEPIILRLRFSLSQYLDGPEPSVDVFQPSNKEGFSLGLQLKKILSTFTSQQWKHLSNEFLKAQQEKRHSWFKAGGTIKKFRAGLSIFSPIPKSPSFPLIQDTVLKGKLSVPELRVTRLMNRSISCTMKNPKGELFSYPPNSQTVAVPAARAPAQITTRQLIELFFSSQAGGHCKNIPTLEYGFLVQIMKYSEQRIPTLNEYCVVCDEQHVFQNGSMLKPAVCTRELCVFSFYTLGVMSGAAEEVATGAEVVDLLVAMCRAALESPRKSIIFEPYPSVVDPNDPKTLAFNPKKKNYERLQKALDSVMSIREMTQGSYLEIKKQMDKLDPLAHPLLQWIISSNRSHIVKLPLSRQLKFMHTSHQFLLLSSPPAKEARFRTAKKLYGSTFAFHGSHIENWHSVLRNGLVNASYTKLQLHGAAYGKGIYLSPISSISFGYSGMGKGQHRMPTKDELVQRYNRMNTIPQSRPIQSRFLQSRNLNCIALCEVITSKDLQKHGNIWVCPVSDHVCTRFFFVYEDGQVGDANINTQEPKVQKEIMRVIGT